The Methanoregula boonei 6A8 genome has a window encoding:
- a CDS encoding indolepyruvate oxidoreductase subunit beta, translating into MSAGFDILIVGIGGQGTILASNILGEACLREGRPVKGAETHGMAQRGGSVETHIRIDGQYGPLIVPGTADLLISFDLLEALRYSHYLKAGGKMVVNRHMVLPTSVFTQKAPVLTEDEIVGQLARFDPCLIDADRIAAESGSILAQNVVILGVASWSIPLKPESLLGAVKKLVPPKTIEANTRAFEMGRAAGRKN; encoded by the coding sequence ATGAGCGCGGGTTTCGATATCCTGATCGTCGGGATCGGAGGGCAGGGGACCATACTTGCGTCCAACATCCTGGGCGAGGCCTGCCTCCGCGAGGGCCGGCCCGTAAAAGGGGCAGAGACGCATGGCATGGCGCAGCGCGGGGGATCGGTTGAGACCCATATACGGATCGACGGGCAGTACGGCCCGCTGATCGTGCCCGGCACTGCCGATCTCCTGATCTCATTTGACCTGCTCGAGGCGCTGCGGTACTCCCACTATCTCAAGGCCGGCGGAAAAATGGTAGTTAACCGGCATATGGTCCTTCCTACTTCGGTCTTTACCCAGAAGGCCCCGGTGCTGACAGAAGACGAGATCGTCGGGCAGCTCGCGCGCTTTGATCCCTGCCTGATCGATGCGGACCGGATTGCGGCAGAGTCAGGCAGCATCCTTGCCCAGAACGTGGTGATTCTCGGTGTGGCCTCGTGGTCGATCCCCTTAAAGCCAGAATCCCTGCTTGGAGCGGTAAAAAAACTGGTCCCGCCAAAGACCATCGAGGCGAATACCCGGGCCTTCGAAATGGGGCGGGCGGCCGGCAGGAAGAACTGA
- a CDS encoding DNA-methyltransferase, translating into MGLLGTFEPDTLYEGDACALLKKLPAGSVDLIVTDPPFAIDFTAQRLNYNRTGGNVIEGYREIPAAEYGKFTRRWIKQATRALSPSGSMYVFSGWNRLRDILEGIDAAGLVTINHLIWKYQFGVFTKNKYVTSHYHILFVVKDRKRYTFNKLDHYPEDVWVINREYWKGKKKTPTKLPKELVQKIIRYSSNPGDLVLDPFLGSGTVAVVARNECRHFLGFEVVPEYVSFARDALRAGRT; encoded by the coding sequence ATGGGATTGCTTGGCACGTTCGAGCCCGATACCCTATACGAGGGAGATGCCTGTGCTCTCTTGAAGAAGCTCCCGGCGGGATCCGTGGATCTCATCGTGACTGATCCCCCGTTTGCCATCGATTTTACCGCGCAAAGGCTCAACTACAACCGGACCGGGGGCAACGTGATCGAAGGCTACCGGGAGATCCCGGCAGCGGAGTATGGGAAATTCACGCGCCGGTGGATAAAACAGGCGACGCGGGCCCTCTCGCCCTCCGGGAGCATGTATGTGTTTTCCGGCTGGAACCGGCTCCGCGATATTCTTGAAGGCATTGATGCGGCAGGTCTGGTCACGATCAACCATCTGATCTGGAAGTACCAGTTCGGGGTGTTTACCAAAAACAAGTACGTCACCAGCCACTACCACATCCTCTTTGTGGTAAAAGACAGGAAGCGCTACACCTTCAATAAACTCGACCATTATCCCGAGGATGTCTGGGTGATCAACCGGGAATACTGGAAGGGAAAGAAGAAGACCCCGACAAAGCTCCCCAAAGAGCTGGTGCAGAAGATTATCCGGTATTCCAGTAATCCCGGCGATCTGGTTCTCGATCCATTCCTTGGTTCCGGGACGGTTGCGGTAGTGGCCCGCAACGAATGCCGGCACTTCCTTGGCTTTGAGGTAGTTCCGGAATATGTCTCGTTTGCCCGGGATGCCCTGAGGGCGGGCCGTACCTGA
- a CDS encoding tyrosine-type recombinase/integrase has protein sequence MTTPTSHDGISRFHTSEAKYREYSSSALTKAIDLKRISQDDADLILEFVQEAKATGKKITTARYFKIISVLIRLREFFPKPFRESVIKDVYAARDRIEQAKTARGTPFKQNTVADFIRFMKRFFMWLSENGKSEIPEKKLRDIKPPNYVYDTKTADMIFTKEDIFGMLKACQTSRDRAIIAVLYDGALRCGELGTLRWNQVVFTDVDATITVKFKTEKTRLIPLFMAREYLAQWRNDYPGEPIGENFVFLTSGGGRNRTGRNQLQYSGIAKQIRNIAERAGIKKHITPHLFRHSKITHLIQDGCQESMIKLLGWGHTSTDMMDKCYGHVGPSDVKKEMARLAGVQIDDKPRSKVLEPRQCPRCGTIAGPTQQWCPVCSCALTPEAAEKVKTATQQAEQLPEFAMMQKQIKDLQEQIIAMQKGSA, from the coding sequence ATGACTACGCCAACCAGTCATGACGGTATTAGCCGTTTTCACACTTCCGAAGCAAAATACCGGGAGTATTCATCCAGCGCCTTAACGAAGGCTATAGACCTCAAGAGGATCTCCCAGGATGATGCAGATCTCATCCTTGAATTTGTGCAGGAAGCTAAGGCCACCGGCAAGAAGATCACCACTGCACGATATTTTAAGATCATCTCAGTTCTGATTCGCTTGAGAGAGTTTTTCCCGAAGCCGTTCCGGGAGAGCGTCATCAAGGATGTCTATGCAGCCCGAGATCGGATTGAGCAGGCCAAAACCGCACGCGGCACACCGTTCAAACAAAATACCGTCGCCGATTTTATCCGATTCATGAAACGATTTTTCATGTGGTTGTCGGAGAACGGAAAGTCTGAGATCCCAGAGAAGAAACTGAGGGACATTAAACCACCCAACTACGTGTATGATACCAAGACAGCAGACATGATCTTCACGAAAGAGGATATCTTCGGAATGCTAAAAGCCTGCCAGACCAGCAGGGACAGGGCGATTATCGCCGTTCTGTACGATGGAGCACTTCGCTGTGGTGAACTGGGTACACTCCGGTGGAATCAGGTGGTGTTCACCGATGTCGACGCCACTATCACGGTCAAATTCAAGACGGAGAAAACCCGGCTGATCCCGTTGTTCATGGCGAGGGAATACCTTGCACAATGGCGCAACGATTATCCAGGCGAACCGATAGGAGAAAACTTTGTGTTCTTGACATCCGGTGGTGGTCGCAATCGTACTGGTCGCAACCAGCTCCAGTATTCAGGCATCGCCAAGCAGATCCGGAATATCGCCGAGCGCGCCGGTATTAAGAAGCATATCACTCCTCACCTGTTCCGCCACAGCAAGATAACTCATCTTATCCAAGACGGATGCCAGGAATCGATGATCAAGCTCCTTGGCTGGGGTCATACCAGCACTGATATGATGGACAAATGCTACGGGCATGTCGGGCCGTCAGATGTCAAGAAAGAGATGGCAAGACTCGCCGGTGTGCAGATTGACGACAAGCCCCGGTCAAAGGTTCTGGAGCCCCGGCAGTGTCCTCGCTGCGGCACTATCGCAGGCCCGACCCAGCAATGGTGCCCGGTGTGTTCATGTGCATTGACACCAGAAGCAGCGGAGAAGGTCAAGACGGCGACCCAACAGGCTGAGCAGCTGCCGGAATTTGCTATGATGCAGAAACAGATCAAAGATCTTCAGGAGCAGATCATCGCAATGCAGAAAGGATCAGCCTGA